Proteins co-encoded in one Thermomicrobiales bacterium genomic window:
- a CDS encoding formyltransferase family protein, translated as MNDLPLVPHSPPAIPPPWRVVLFTDFAGEAVIMARQLLEAMGHKLVGIVTSPGPRGRGRGTHLDIVAAAPRGTDVLVSNRPAHWAAMLAPLRPDLIVSASFPWVIPDDVIALPRLGAINLHGGLLPERRGPNSFGWAYRLGDPEVGFTVHWLESGLDTGPILGQLRVPTGDGYFDELLPTLFAQLPGLMAGALAKVAAGDSGALQDETQAFYAGDFDEEYRLIDWTRPAGEVHNQCRAWMALGRGGNPGAIGVGDGLPVRLMRTRTVPGDPAASAGTLLARDGDMLTVQCGDGALLVLEHAPVAAPAE; from the coding sequence GTGAACGATCTACCCCTCGTCCCTCATTCCCCGCCCGCCATCCCTCCGCCCTGGCGCGTCGTGCTGTTTACCGACTTCGCCGGCGAGGCGGTCATCATGGCCCGGCAGCTGCTGGAGGCAATGGGCCACAAGCTGGTCGGCATCGTCACCTCGCCGGGGCCGAGGGGGCGCGGGCGGGGCACGCATCTGGACATCGTCGCGGCCGCGCCACGCGGGACGGACGTGCTCGTCTCGAATCGTCCGGCGCATTGGGCGGCGATGCTCGCGCCACTGCGGCCGGATCTGATCGTCTCCGCGTCGTTCCCGTGGGTCATCCCCGACGACGTGATCGCGCTGCCCCGGCTGGGGGCGATCAACCTGCACGGCGGCCTGCTGCCGGAGCGGCGCGGCCCGAACAGCTTCGGCTGGGCGTATCGACTGGGCGATCCGGAGGTTGGGTTTACCGTCCACTGGCTCGAATCCGGTCTCGACACCGGGCCGATCCTGGGCCAGCTTCGCGTGCCGACCGGCGATGGATACTTCGATGAGCTGCTTCCGACGCTGTTCGCGCAACTGCCGGGGCTGATGGCAGGAGCGTTGGCGAAGGTCGCGGCCGGCGACTCGGGTGCGTTGCAAGACGAGACGCAGGCGTTCTATGCCGGCGACTTCGACGAGGAGTACCGCCTGATCGACTGGACGCGGCCGGCCGGTGAGGTCCACAACCAGTGTCGCGCCTGGATGGCGCTCGGTCGGGGAGGCAATCCCGGCGCGATTGGCGTCGGCGATGGCCTGCCTGTCCGTCTGATGCGGACGCGCACTGTCCCCGGCGACCCCGCCGCTTCCGCCGGCACGCTGCTCGCGCGCGACGGCGATATGCTGACGGTGCAGTGTGGTGACGGGGCGCTATTGGTGCTGGAGCACGCGCCGGTGGCGGCCCCGGCTGAATGA
- a CDS encoding carbon-nitrogen hydrolase family protein: MTASARKVRVAVVQAASVMFDREATVEKAVGLIAEAAAGGARLVVFPEALVPAYPRGLSFGSIVGNRSDEGRRIYARYLNNAVVIPSPATDRLGQAAREAGVWLAIGVIEREPAGGTLYCTLLYFGPDGAILGKHRKLKPTASERLIWGEGDGSTMPVLETEIGRIGGLICWENYMPLARAALYQKGIELYLAPTADARERWQATMRHVALEGRCFVLACNQYTTKSMYPTDLGPEALSDLEQQPEVLCRGGSAIISPLGDYLAGPLYDGEGILYADLDHDDLAASRFDFDPVGHYARPDVFTLTVDETARW, encoded by the coding sequence ATGACCGCATCAGCCCGTAAGGTGCGCGTCGCCGTAGTCCAGGCAGCGTCGGTGATGTTCGACCGCGAGGCGACGGTCGAGAAGGCAGTCGGACTGATCGCCGAGGCGGCGGCCGGCGGCGCGCGGCTGGTCGTCTTTCCCGAGGCGCTCGTGCCGGCTTATCCCCGCGGCCTCAGCTTCGGCTCCATCGTCGGCAACCGCAGCGATGAGGGGCGCAGGATCTACGCCCGCTATCTCAACAACGCCGTCGTGATCCCATCTCCGGCAACCGATCGGCTAGGGCAGGCAGCCCGCGAGGCGGGCGTCTGGCTGGCGATCGGCGTGATCGAGCGCGAGCCGGCCGGCGGGACGCTCTACTGCACGCTGCTCTACTTCGGACCGGACGGCGCGATTCTCGGCAAGCACCGCAAGCTGAAGCCGACGGCCTCTGAGCGGCTGATCTGGGGCGAGGGAGACGGCAGCACGATGCCGGTGCTGGAGACCGAGATCGGGCGGATCGGCGGGCTGATCTGCTGGGAGAACTACATGCCGCTGGCGCGGGCCGCGCTCTACCAGAAGGGCATTGAGCTCTACCTCGCGCCAACCGCTGACGCTCGTGAGCGCTGGCAGGCGACGATGCGTCACGTCGCGCTGGAGGGGCGCTGCTTCGTGCTGGCCTGCAACCAGTACACGACGAAGAGCATGTACCCGACCGACCTTGGACCGGAGGCGCTGAGCGACCTCGAACAGCAGCCGGAGGTGCTCTGCCGCGGCGGCAGCGCGATCATCTCGCCACTCGGCGATTACCTGGCCGGCCCGCTCTACGACGGTGAGGGCATCCTCTACGCCGACCTCGACCACGACGACCTGGCGGCCTCGCGCTTCGACTTCGATCCCGTCGGTCACTATGCCCGGCCGGACGTCTTCACCCTTACTGTCGACGAGACGGCGCGCTGGTAG
- a CDS encoding GAP family protein, whose translation MGVAIASMLPMAVAVAVSPIQIIAVILILLSPRAKTAGPTFLIGWLVGMIVIGGLALALSDSIGVGRKASGPSTIGALLQLALGALLLLLAVKQWRSYRSKTEEKALPGWMAGISSASPIRAAGMGAALSGVNPKIVVFTIGASVSIAQAGASTAVELVALAIFIILGSITVIVPVTWRLASPDRSSAVLATWHDWLVRNNAVVMAILLLVFGAHLVGNGVTALVS comes from the coding sequence GTGGGAGTAGCAATTGCCAGCATGTTGCCGATGGCAGTGGCCGTCGCAGTCAGCCCGATCCAGATCATCGCCGTTATTCTAATATTGCTCTCCCCACGGGCAAAGACGGCCGGCCCGACGTTCCTCATTGGTTGGCTCGTCGGAATGATCGTCATCGGCGGTCTGGCGCTGGCGCTATCCGACTCGATCGGGGTCGGCCGCAAGGCCAGCGGTCCATCGACAATCGGCGCGCTGCTCCAACTGGCCCTTGGTGCATTGCTCCTGCTCCTCGCGGTGAAGCAGTGGCGCAGTTACAGATCGAAGACGGAGGAGAAAGCGCTGCCTGGATGGATGGCCGGGATCAGCAGCGCCTCGCCAATCCGGGCTGCCGGAATGGGCGCTGCGCTCTCTGGTGTGAACCCGAAGATCGTGGTGTTCACCATCGGCGCCAGCGTTTCGATCGCCCAGGCCGGCGCGTCGACCGCCGTCGAGCTTGTCGCGCTCGCCATCTTCATCATCCTCGGCAGCATAACGGTGATCGTGCCGGTCACCTGGCGTCTGGCCTCGCCGGATCGGTCCAGCGCCGTGCTGGCGACGTGGCACGACTGGCTCGTCAGGAACAACGCCGTTGTGATGGCGATCCTTCTGCTGGTGTTCGGCGCGCACCTGGTCGGCAACGGGGTTACCGCGCTGGTCAGCTGA
- a CDS encoding cupin domain-containing protein: MAGYVIDIERKTLENPYFREVLFTAPHLQLVVMTLQPGEDIGQETHDDGDQFFRVEAGEGEALLDGERHPLRDGSIVVIPAGVEHNISNTSASEPLRVYTIYTPPEHPDGTVHRTKAEADEYAKTHHH, encoded by the coding sequence ATGGCTGGATATGTGATCGATATTGAGCGGAAGACCCTGGAGAATCCGTATTTCCGTGAGGTGCTGTTCACCGCGCCACACCTGCAGCTCGTCGTGATGACGCTGCAGCCGGGCGAGGATATCGGGCAAGAGACGCACGACGACGGCGATCAGTTCTTCCGCGTCGAGGCAGGCGAGGGCGAGGCGTTGCTGGACGGCGAGCGCCACCCGTTGCGCGACGGCTCGATCGTCGTTATCCCGGCCGGGGTCGAGCACAACATCTCCAATACCTCGGCCAGTGAGCCACTTCGCGTCTACACGATTTACACCCCGCCGGAACACCCGGACGGCACGGTTCACCGCACGAAGGCCGAGGCCGACGAATACGCGAAGACGCATCACCACTAG
- a CDS encoding LLM class flavin-dependent oxidoreductase, with protein MSLSLSVLDLTPVPSGVTGAQALANTIDLARHAERLGYHRVWLAEHHNLPSVASSAPEIMIGQIGRETSRIRIGSGGVMLPNHSPLKVAEWFRVLEGLFPGRVDLGIGRAPGTDQMTALALRRSREAVVSDDFPAQLAELLAFDTGAFPENHPFRSIIAMPADIALPPIYLLGSSGYSGHYAAVIGVGFAFAHHINNRDAAEVMRTYRANFQPSERFKAPYAILGTSVLCAETDEEADELAVSMDLSFLRIQRNERGPLPSPEDVAAWQPTAEERERIKANRDRFTIGSPATVKAKILALAEETGADEVMITTSVHSHAARVRSYELIAEAFGLGEG; from the coding sequence GTGAGCCTGTCGTTATCCGTCCTGGACCTGACCCCGGTGCCATCTGGCGTGACTGGCGCTCAGGCGTTGGCGAACACAATCGACCTCGCCCGTCATGCCGAGCGGCTGGGCTACCACCGCGTCTGGCTCGCAGAACATCACAACCTGCCGAGTGTCGCTTCATCCGCGCCGGAGATCATGATCGGCCAGATCGGCCGCGAGACCTCGCGCATCCGCATCGGCTCCGGCGGCGTTATGCTGCCGAACCACTCGCCGCTGAAGGTGGCCGAGTGGTTCCGAGTGCTGGAGGGGCTCTTCCCCGGCCGGGTGGATCTCGGAATCGGCCGCGCGCCCGGCACTGACCAGATGACGGCGCTGGCGCTGCGCCGCTCGCGCGAGGCGGTGGTGTCCGATGACTTCCCTGCCCAGCTTGCCGAGCTCCTGGCCTTTGACACCGGCGCATTCCCCGAGAATCATCCGTTTCGATCGATCATCGCGATGCCGGCCGATATTGCCCTGCCGCCGATCTACCTGCTCGGCTCCAGCGGATACAGTGGCCACTACGCCGCCGTGATCGGCGTTGGCTTCGCCTTTGCCCATCACATCAACAACCGCGATGCCGCCGAAGTAATGCGAACCTACCGGGCGAACTTCCAGCCCTCGGAACGGTTCAAGGCCCCATACGCGATCCTGGGGACTTCCGTCCTCTGCGCGGAGACGGACGAGGAGGCGGACGAGCTGGCCGTTTCGATGGACCTGTCGTTCCTGCGCATTCAGCGCAACGAGCGCGGGCCGCTGCCCAGTCCGGAGGATGTCGCGGCGTGGCAGCCGACGGCGGAGGAGCGCGAGCGCATCAAGGCGAACCGCGATCGCTTCACGATCGGCTCGCCCGCGACAGTGAAGGCGAAGATCCTCGCCCTGGCTGAGGAGACCGGCGCCGACGAAGTGATGATCACCACCAGCGTCCACTCCCACGCCGCCCGCGTCCGCTCCTACGAGCTGATCGCCGAGGCGTTCGGGCTTGGCGAGGGCTGA
- a CDS encoding GNAT family N-acetyltransferase, with amino-acid sequence MHVYLETERLILRRFTPEDVELLVELDADPEVMRYLSGGQPTPREAIERDIMPAWLRHYERGNDLGFWAAIEKESGAFLGWFHFRPTDEAGEVELGYRLRRAAWGKGYATEGSQALIDKGFRELGIQRVVASTYQDNIGSRRVMEKLGMTHVRTFRMSPEELSEDGIYDPVMSAAAFPGDDVEYALDRADWERQQPLPL; translated from the coding sequence ATGCACGTTTACCTTGAGACCGAACGGTTGATCCTGCGCCGATTCACGCCGGAGGACGTCGAACTGCTCGTTGAGCTCGACGCCGACCCCGAGGTCATGCGCTACCTGAGCGGCGGGCAGCCGACGCCGCGCGAGGCAATCGAGCGCGACATCATGCCGGCCTGGCTGCGTCACTACGAGCGCGGCAACGACCTCGGCTTCTGGGCCGCGATCGAGAAAGAGAGCGGCGCGTTCCTCGGCTGGTTTCACTTCCGGCCGACCGACGAGGCCGGCGAGGTCGAGCTGGGCTATCGGTTGCGCCGCGCTGCCTGGGGCAAGGGGTATGCGACCGAGGGCTCGCAGGCGCTGATCGACAAAGGCTTTCGGGAACTGGGCATCCAGCGAGTCGTTGCTTCGACCTACCAGGACAATATTGGCTCGCGGCGGGTGATGGAGAAGCTGGGCATGACCCACGTCCGGACATTCCGCATGAGTCCCGAGGAGCTTTCCGAGGACGGCATCTACGATCCAGTGATGTCGGCAGCCGCCTTCCCCGGCGACGATGTCGAGTACGCGCTGGATCGGGCAGACTGGGAGCGCCAGCAGCCACTGCCCTTGTGA
- a CDS encoding YrdB family protein, translating into MIHRTAPAGSRNYPAYSASGYLACCAAQDASHSGDTTAHSTGADSLIAVGDNMGILKSSNLAIRFLLELCVLALVGYWGYRAGNSQTTRIGLAMLTTIVVAAIWTLFGAPKASFALSGPAHLLVEIAVFGSGVAALLATGHPGAAIALTAIIIVNRALMHVWRQ; encoded by the coding sequence ATGATACATCGCACAGCGCCGGCTGGAAGTCGCAACTACCCGGCGTATTCTGCCTCTGGCTATCTCGCCTGCTGTGCCGCGCAAGATGCCTCTCACTCCGGCGATACTACCGCCCATTCCACCGGCGCGGATTCATTGATTGCAGTCGGAGACAACATGGGGATTCTGAAGAGCTCGAACCTCGCGATCCGTTTCCTGCTGGAGCTGTGCGTGCTGGCGCTGGTCGGGTATTGGGGCTACCGGGCAGGGAACAGCCAGACCACGCGAATCGGCCTGGCTATGCTGACGACCATAGTGGTCGCGGCGATCTGGACGCTGTTCGGCGCGCCGAAGGCGTCGTTCGCGCTGTCCGGGCCGGCCCATCTGCTGGTGGAGATCGCCGTCTTCGGCAGCGGAGTGGCGGCGCTACTGGCAACCGGTCACCCTGGTGCAGCAATCGCATTGACTGCCATCATCATTGTCAATCGCGCGCTCATGCATGTCTGGAGACAATGA